The Frondihabitans australicus genome includes a region encoding these proteins:
- a CDS encoding MarR family winged helix-turn-helix transcriptional regulator produces MADALNPDELGAYFALVAAGDLLQRAVSTQLAEHGLTPLQFSILATLFEASGAAPESPGLRMSDLADTLVVSRSGLTYQVTQLEKAGLVSRSSSSADSRGVVAALTPEGLALIEAVFPGHVALVRAKFLDLVSADELATIRSALGRVSASLR; encoded by the coding sequence ATGGCCGACGCCCTCAACCCCGACGAACTCGGCGCCTACTTCGCGCTCGTCGCCGCCGGCGACCTCCTGCAGCGGGCCGTGTCGACGCAGCTGGCCGAGCACGGGCTGACCCCGCTGCAGTTCTCGATCCTGGCGACGCTGTTCGAGGCCTCGGGCGCAGCGCCCGAGAGCCCGGGGCTCCGCATGAGCGACCTCGCCGACACCCTCGTCGTCTCCCGCAGCGGTCTCACGTACCAGGTGACTCAGCTCGAAAAGGCCGGGCTCGTCTCGCGCTCCTCGTCGTCGGCCGACAGCCGCGGGGTGGTGGCGGCGCTGACGCCTGAGGGGCTGGCGTTGATCGAGGCGGTGTTCCCGGGGCACGTGGCTCTGGTACGGGCAAAGTTCCTCGATCTCGTGTCGGCCGACGAGCTCGCGACGATCCGCTCGGCACTCGGGAGGGTCTCCGCCTCGCTCCGCTGA
- a CDS encoding acyl-CoA dehydrogenase family protein, protein MTSGPALDDPVGDDARADGDSDVSSASADAVDRAAEQPLVAAVADFARDELAPRRIETDRSGVTAETIDRLRDLGALNHLARPEHGGAGLGPAEDRRINEDLAAACLSTWLVWCQHAPLPGQLETWLGGAEPGHEVTRGLLHGEIFAGAALSDVRHYPERYVRATRVTDATDAAGDGPGWRFDGTVSWVTGWGLNTVLLTAGVDPTSETVVLALLPVSPAMHATPLDLAALGGSLTARVELRGATVPDALVVDTIPLAEWRTSDEQSSPDAKPQLFGLARSIVESLTRSQEQRARDLAEPFSARIAALRRRAYALADSPDRRDRVPERLAVRAEVGELVTSAARALVVARSGRGFARDDDAQYFLRSAHFLLVQAQTSAVRDAQLAALAARLR, encoded by the coding sequence GTGACCTCCGGCCCCGCACTCGACGACCCGGTTGGCGACGACGCCCGGGCCGACGGGGACTCCGACGTGTCCTCGGCATCGGCCGACGCCGTCGACCGGGCCGCCGAGCAACCCCTCGTGGCGGCCGTCGCCGACTTCGCCCGCGACGAGCTCGCCCCGCGCCGCATCGAGACGGATCGCAGCGGCGTGACCGCCGAGACGATCGACCGCCTCCGCGACCTCGGCGCCCTCAACCACCTCGCGCGCCCCGAGCACGGCGGCGCCGGACTCGGGCCGGCCGAAGACCGCCGCATCAACGAAGACCTCGCCGCGGCGTGCCTGTCGACCTGGCTGGTCTGGTGCCAGCACGCGCCTCTCCCCGGGCAGCTCGAGACGTGGCTCGGCGGCGCAGAGCCGGGGCACGAGGTGACCCGCGGGCTCCTGCACGGCGAGATCTTCGCCGGAGCAGCCCTCAGCGACGTGCGGCACTACCCCGAGCGGTACGTTCGGGCGACGCGCGTCACCGACGCGACGGACGCAGCGGGCGACGGCCCCGGCTGGCGCTTCGACGGCACGGTCTCGTGGGTCACCGGCTGGGGTCTCAACACGGTGCTGCTCACCGCCGGCGTCGACCCGACGAGCGAGACGGTGGTACTCGCGCTCCTGCCCGTCTCGCCGGCGATGCACGCGACGCCACTCGACCTCGCGGCCCTCGGAGGCAGCCTCACCGCCCGCGTCGAGCTGCGCGGCGCCACGGTGCCCGACGCCCTCGTCGTCGACACGATCCCGCTGGCCGAGTGGCGCACGAGCGACGAGCAGAGCTCCCCCGACGCCAAGCCCCAGCTCTTCGGACTCGCCAGGTCGATCGTCGAGAGCCTCACCCGGTCGCAGGAGCAGCGGGCACGCGACCTCGCCGAGCCCTTCTCCGCCCGGATCGCCGCCCTGCGGAGGCGCGCCTACGCCCTCGCCGACTCGCCCGACCGCCGTGATCGTGTGCCCGAGCGCCTCGCCGTCCGGGCCGAAGTCGGCGAGCTGGTCACGTCGGCGGCGAGGGCTCTGGTGGTGGCGCGCTCGGGCCGGGGGTTCGCGCGGGACGACGACGCGCAGTACTTCCTGCGCTCGGCCCACTTCCTCCTCGTCCAGGCGCAGACGTCCGCCGTCCGCGACGCGCAGCTCGCCGCGCTCGCCGCGCGCCTGCGCTGA
- a CDS encoding LacI family DNA-binding transcriptional regulator, protein MVKSVTLKDVAKRVGVTAAAASMALSGSDRISDTTREAVKEAARELGYVPSSAGRALRNQRAGAVALIVPNSSQHVFGHMYFMHVLTGVSESANAHDTQVLVSTNADEAQGVAAYERVMRSRSADGAIVTSAAIDDDNIQRLVASGLPVVLIGNFPYLDDAVSVGIDDVTATRRITEHLVEVHGRRNLLHVTGTLDHQTGVDRRQGFLDAVQAAGARGDIIEGDLSEQSGALAVELALSSAEAGTPGVFPYDGVVFANDDMALGGMRILRSKGVAVPTDVSVVGFDDFGLARVTTPGITTMRIPAEEMARIATERLFGLIDGTADLAAPSHLELPVEFIARASCGCADG, encoded by the coding sequence ATGGTCAAGAGCGTCACGCTCAAAGACGTCGCGAAGCGAGTCGGCGTCACCGCGGCCGCCGCGTCCATGGCGCTCTCCGGCAGCGACCGCATCAGCGACACGACCCGCGAGGCCGTGAAAGAGGCGGCGCGCGAGCTGGGCTACGTCCCGAGCTCGGCCGGCCGGGCCCTGCGCAACCAGCGCGCCGGAGCCGTCGCCCTCATCGTGCCGAACTCGTCGCAACACGTGTTCGGCCACATGTACTTCATGCACGTGCTCACCGGTGTCTCCGAGTCGGCGAACGCGCACGACACTCAGGTGCTCGTCTCGACCAACGCCGACGAGGCGCAGGGTGTCGCCGCGTACGAGCGCGTCATGCGCTCCCGCTCGGCCGACGGGGCCATCGTCACCAGCGCCGCGATCGACGACGACAACATCCAGCGCCTCGTCGCCTCCGGCCTTCCCGTCGTCCTCATCGGCAACTTCCCGTACCTCGACGACGCGGTGAGCGTGGGCATCGACGACGTCACCGCGACCCGTCGCATCACCGAGCACCTTGTCGAGGTCCACGGGCGCCGCAACCTCCTCCATGTGACCGGCACCCTCGACCACCAGACCGGCGTCGACCGCCGGCAGGGCTTCCTCGACGCCGTCCAGGCCGCAGGAGCCAGGGGCGACATCATCGAGGGCGACCTCAGCGAGCAGTCGGGCGCGCTCGCCGTCGAGCTGGCGCTGTCGTCGGCCGAGGCCGGTACCCCGGGTGTCTTCCCGTACGACGGCGTCGTGTTCGCCAACGACGACATGGCCCTCGGCGGCATGAGGATCCTGCGCTCGAAGGGGGTCGCCGTGCCGACCGATGTGAGCGTCGTCGGATTCGACGACTTCGGTCTCGCCCGCGTCACGACCCCCGGCATCACGACCATGCGGATCCCGGCCGAGGAGATGGCCCGCATCGCCACCGAGCGCCTCTTCGGCCTGATCGACGGCACCGCCGACCTGGCCGCGCCATCGCACCTCGAGCTTCCCGTCGAATTCATCGCCCGCGCATCGTGCGGGTGCGCCGACGGCTGA
- a CDS encoding DUF1905 domain-containing protein, with translation MRFEFSGEVYRWAARKELWTFVALPDDASDQIVAIVEDMTNGWGSVRVDASVGATRFRTSIFPDREKASYVLPIKKAVREAEGVGVGDTVRASVTLVDF, from the coding sequence ATGAGGTTCGAGTTCTCCGGTGAGGTCTACCGCTGGGCGGCCCGCAAGGAGCTCTGGACCTTCGTCGCCCTTCCCGACGACGCCAGCGACCAGATCGTGGCGATCGTCGAGGACATGACGAACGGCTGGGGCTCGGTGCGCGTCGACGCGTCGGTCGGAGCGACCCGCTTCCGCACCTCGATCTTCCCCGACAGGGAGAAGGCGTCGTACGTGCTGCCGATCAAGAAGGCCGTGCGCGAGGCCGAGGGCGTCGGCGTGGGCGACACCGTGCGGGCGTCGGTGACGCTCGTCGACTTCTAG
- a CDS encoding carbohydrate ABC transporter permease gives MSTDVTRAPAAVQPKAPAGRRTPSGGDSARSTAKWIYLGIGLVLALVPFIWMVSGSFRSEADLFKNPASLFPTSITLHGYIGVWQQLPFLRLLVNSFVFAGVTTALTILFDSMCAYALARLRFKGRNIAFILVLASLMVPFQVTLIPVFIELFHFGWLNTYQGLIIPRATSAFGIFLFRQFFIDIPPELDEAARLDGASHWRIYWQVILPLAKPAIATVAVLNGMNLWNDLLWPLVVSTSNTMQTLPAGLTLFGGNHVTDHAILLAGAVISLVPIAVAFFFAQKYFVAGVAQTGLK, from the coding sequence ATGTCGACTGACGTGACCCGCGCCCCCGCCGCGGTGCAGCCGAAGGCGCCCGCAGGGCGCCGCACCCCCAGCGGCGGCGACAGCGCCCGCTCCACCGCCAAGTGGATCTACCTCGGCATCGGCCTCGTGCTGGCCCTCGTGCCGTTCATCTGGATGGTCTCCGGCTCGTTCCGCTCCGAGGCCGACCTGTTCAAGAACCCGGCGAGTCTCTTCCCGACGAGCATCACGCTCCACGGCTACATCGGCGTCTGGCAGCAGCTGCCGTTCCTCCGGCTCCTGGTCAACTCGTTCGTCTTCGCCGGCGTGACGACCGCGCTCACGATCCTGTTCGACTCGATGTGCGCCTACGCCCTCGCGCGCCTGCGGTTCAAGGGCCGCAACATCGCCTTCATCCTGGTGCTCGCGTCGCTGATGGTGCCGTTCCAGGTGACGCTGATCCCCGTCTTCATCGAGCTGTTCCACTTCGGCTGGCTGAACACGTACCAGGGCCTCATCATCCCGCGCGCGACGAGCGCCTTCGGCATCTTCCTCTTCAGGCAGTTCTTCATCGACATTCCGCCGGAGCTCGACGAGGCCGCCCGCCTCGATGGCGCCTCGCACTGGCGCATCTACTGGCAGGTGATCCTGCCGCTCGCGAAGCCGGCGATCGCCACAGTTGCGGTGCTCAACGGCATGAACCTCTGGAACGACCTGCTCTGGCCGCTCGTCGTGTCGACGTCGAACACCATGCAGACGCTGCCGGCCGGGCTCACCCTCTTCGGCGGGAACCACGTGACCGACCACGCGATCCTGCTGGCCGGCGCCGTGATCTCGCTCGTGCCGATCGCCGTCGCGTTCTTCTTCGCCCAGAAGTACTTCGTCGCCGGCGTCGCGCAGACGGGCCTCAAGTGA
- a CDS encoding family 1 glycosylhydrolase — MSATPVGGGRRSDIAGSEAFRAGALTWILGIEDTCVYPPSRFDMSPLDEHALTGHDEHWRDDLDLARSLGATALRYGVDWPLVHTAPGEFDWSRLDERLAYAHEIGLTVIADLVHYGTPTWLDGSFADPGYADAIASFAGAFAARYRGVVDHLTPCNEPITTASFAGLRGVWPPALTGWAGWVSVVLGIADGVVATVDAVRRANPEVVVVQVEASSIFRAGHADLDDHARLLTELGTLPTDLVLGLVDATHPSWAWLLSQGADPSRLAALQARAQELAALAPVIDVLGVNYYPDLSPRTLVQDGPRVAQIATNDWADGLRESLTAFGAKYGLPMIVTETSIEGDDDLRAAWVRDSAREVAELAAEGLDIRGYTWWPLFDFVDWSYASGGRNVEEFEIPASVVAARQAVGPDGTVPKEPYLRRMGIVRLEEGPDGDLRRVPTAAAAEFARAAGASAPMAPRSSVAG; from the coding sequence GTGAGCGCCACACCCGTCGGGGGCGGGAGGCGTTCGGACATCGCCGGGAGCGAGGCGTTCCGTGCGGGCGCACTCACCTGGATCCTGGGCATCGAGGACACCTGCGTGTACCCGCCGTCGCGGTTCGACATGAGCCCGCTCGACGAGCACGCGCTCACCGGCCACGACGAGCACTGGCGCGACGACCTCGACCTGGCGCGCTCGCTGGGGGCGACGGCGCTGCGCTACGGCGTCGACTGGCCCCTCGTGCACACGGCGCCGGGGGAGTTCGACTGGTCGCGGCTCGACGAGCGTCTCGCCTACGCGCACGAGATCGGGCTCACCGTGATCGCCGACCTGGTCCACTACGGCACGCCGACCTGGCTGGACGGGTCGTTCGCCGACCCCGGCTACGCCGACGCGATCGCCTCGTTCGCCGGGGCCTTCGCGGCCCGCTACCGCGGCGTCGTCGACCACCTGACGCCGTGCAACGAGCCGATCACCACGGCGTCCTTCGCGGGGCTCCGAGGCGTCTGGCCGCCGGCGCTCACCGGCTGGGCAGGCTGGGTCTCGGTCGTGCTCGGCATCGCCGACGGCGTCGTCGCCACCGTCGACGCCGTGCGGCGCGCGAACCCCGAGGTCGTCGTCGTGCAGGTCGAGGCGTCGTCGATCTTCCGGGCCGGCCACGCCGACCTCGACGACCACGCCCGCCTCCTCACCGAGCTCGGCACCCTCCCGACCGACCTCGTGCTCGGCCTCGTCGACGCGACGCACCCGTCGTGGGCGTGGCTGCTGTCGCAGGGAGCCGACCCGAGTCGGCTCGCAGCGCTCCAGGCCAGGGCGCAGGAGCTCGCCGCACTCGCCCCCGTCATCGACGTCCTCGGCGTCAACTACTACCCCGACCTCTCGCCCCGCACCCTCGTGCAGGACGGACCCCGCGTCGCCCAGATCGCCACCAACGACTGGGCTGACGGCCTCCGCGAGAGCCTCACGGCGTTCGGCGCAAAGTACGGGCTGCCGATGATCGTCACCGAGACGAGCATCGAGGGCGACGACGACCTGCGTGCGGCGTGGGTGCGCGACTCGGCCCGCGAGGTCGCGGAACTGGCCGCCGAAGGGCTCGACATCCGCGGCTACACCTGGTGGCCGCTGTTCGACTTCGTCGACTGGTCGTACGCGTCGGGCGGGCGCAACGTCGAGGAGTTCGAGATCCCCGCGTCGGTCGTCGCCGCGCGGCAGGCCGTCGGCCCCGACGGCACGGTTCCGAAGGAGCCGTACCTTCGCCGCATGGGCATCGTCCGCCTGGAGGAGGGCCCGGACGGCGACCTCCGGCGGGTGCCGACGGCCGCGGCGGCCGAGTTCGCGCGTGCCGCCGGTGCCTCGGCGCCGATGGCCCCGCGGAGTAGCGTGGCGGGATGA
- a CDS encoding carbohydrate ABC transporter permease, with protein sequence MTSEITGTAPSRVTRGGAVPPASAESPARRRRRRPRIAPWLFMAPSAIILGVFVLFPIVRSLYYSFFDWTVGASTQPFVGFGNYIKLFHDSQFWNALRVTLEYTVVSVVLLLVLGFITALLLQGESLANRIVRSVFFFPTIVSLVTIGMVWKFLLDPSIGLVDGLAATLGLPSVAWLTSVHLALPTVIFVGVWKSTGFAMILFIAGLKGVPQERYEASNLDGAGRWQTIWSITLPSIRPTLLFTSLILTIQSFQVFDLVYVMTGGGPLYATDSLVNLLYRDGFVNFQTGYASAISWVLFAIIMIISLLQLRLFRYNDVD encoded by the coding sequence GTGACCAGTGAGATCACCGGCACGGCCCCGTCGCGCGTCACGCGCGGCGGGGCGGTGCCCCCCGCTTCCGCCGAGAGCCCCGCCCGTCGTCGGCGCAGGCGCCCCCGCATCGCGCCGTGGCTGTTCATGGCCCCGTCGGCGATCATCCTCGGCGTCTTCGTGCTCTTCCCGATCGTCCGCTCGCTGTACTACAGCTTCTTCGACTGGACCGTCGGCGCGTCCACCCAGCCGTTCGTGGGCTTCGGCAACTACATCAAGCTCTTCCACGACTCGCAGTTCTGGAACGCGCTCCGGGTCACGCTCGAGTACACCGTGGTGTCCGTGGTCCTGCTGCTGGTCCTCGGCTTCATCACCGCTCTGCTGCTGCAGGGCGAGTCTCTCGCCAACCGGATCGTCCGCTCGGTCTTCTTCTTCCCGACGATCGTCTCCCTCGTCACCATCGGCATGGTCTGGAAGTTCCTTCTCGACCCGTCGATCGGTCTCGTCGACGGTCTCGCCGCGACCCTCGGGCTGCCGAGCGTCGCCTGGCTCACCTCCGTGCACCTGGCCCTGCCGACCGTCATCTTCGTCGGCGTGTGGAAGAGCACCGGGTTCGCCATGATCCTCTTCATCGCCGGGCTCAAGGGCGTCCCGCAGGAACGCTACGAGGCGTCGAACCTCGACGGCGCCGGCCGCTGGCAGACCATCTGGTCGATCACGCTGCCGTCGATCCGCCCCACGCTCCTGTTCACCAGTCTGATCCTGACGATCCAGTCGTTCCAGGTCTTCGACCTCGTCTACGTCATGACCGGCGGCGGGCCCCTCTACGCCACCGACTCGCTGGTGAACCTGCTCTACCGCGACGGCTTCGTGAACTTCCAGACCGGGTACGCGTCCGCGATCTCGTGGGTGCTGTTCGCGATCATCATGATCATCTCGCTCCTCCAACTCAGATTGTTCCGGTACAACGATGTCGACTGA
- a CDS encoding NADPH-dependent F420 reductase produces MRIAVLGTGHMATTLAGGFLAAGHDVVFGSRDPSSHGDLASPVASTADAIRDADLVVNALQAAFTLDVLPGLASELAGKTLLDLGNAVTPAFELMHPDESLGELLQKALPDTKVVKSLNTLPGTIAVAPGSLAEPTSVFLSGDDQDAKALVSSLLVDLGWPAEAQIDLGGIATAKAAEHYFLLFAAMMQQFRGGDFNIRVVR; encoded by the coding sequence ATGCGCATCGCAGTCCTCGGAACCGGCCACATGGCCACCACCCTCGCCGGCGGATTCCTCGCCGCCGGCCACGATGTCGTCTTCGGCTCGCGCGACCCGTCGTCGCACGGCGACCTCGCTTCCCCGGTCGCCTCGACCGCCGACGCGATCCGCGACGCCGACCTCGTCGTCAACGCCCTCCAGGCCGCCTTCACGCTCGACGTGCTGCCCGGCCTCGCGAGCGAGCTCGCCGGCAAGACGCTCCTCGACCTCGGCAACGCGGTCACGCCCGCGTTCGAGCTGATGCACCCCGACGAGAGTCTCGGCGAGCTCCTGCAGAAGGCGCTGCCCGACACCAAGGTCGTGAAGTCGCTCAACACGCTCCCGGGCACGATCGCCGTCGCGCCGGGGTCGCTCGCCGAGCCCACCAGCGTCTTCCTCTCGGGCGACGACCAGGATGCGAAGGCCCTCGTCTCGTCGCTCCTCGTCGACCTCGGTTGGCCCGCGGAGGCGCAGATCGACCTCGGCGGCATCGCGACGGCGAAGGCGGCGGAGCACTACTTCCTGCTGTTCGCGGCGATGATGCAGCAGTTCCGCGGCGGCGACTTCAACATCCGTGTCGTGCGCTGA
- a CDS encoding carboxymuconolactone decarboxylase family protein produces MSDYFDRDADKTYTRVYKAQTPDILQKFSEFDAAVFQAEGREIPLKYRELIALAVGITTQCVYCIDAHSQNAVKAGATEGELAEAAWVATAIRAGGGYAHGRLAFKLSGASEPHAHG; encoded by the coding sequence ATGAGCGACTACTTCGACCGCGACGCCGACAAGACCTACACCAGGGTGTACAAGGCGCAGACGCCCGACATCCTGCAGAAGTTCTCGGAGTTCGACGCCGCCGTGTTCCAGGCGGAAGGGCGTGAGATCCCGCTGAAGTACCGCGAGCTCATCGCGCTCGCCGTGGGCATCACGACGCAGTGCGTCTACTGCATCGACGCGCACAGCCAGAACGCCGTGAAGGCCGGCGCCACCGAGGGCGAGCTCGCGGAGGCCGCGTGGGTCGCGACCGCGATCCGGGCGGGCGGCGGGTACGCCCACGGGCGTCTCGCGTTCAAGCTGTCGGGGGCGTCCGAGCCCCACGCGCACGGGTGA
- a CDS encoding carboxylesterase/lipase family protein, with protein MSTRATTVVETSSGSVKGVARDAGVTAFLGVPYAAPPVGTLRFEPPAPPAPWSDVRDCTEHGATAPQPAGEGEVAELLPNRISPGDDHLLVNVWTPDVDGSAPVMVFVHGGSFVTGSGSVPLYDGGSFARDGVVLVTINYRLGAEGFLWTGTGTPNLGLLDQVAALEWVRDEIAAFGGDPVRVTVFGESAGAMSVGALMAMPRAAGLFSRAILESGAGVSAIAPASAQRVAGRLASILGVDATLEGFRTVPPAALVAASSQLAAEVARRPTRKYGRDVGRNLMIFEPVVDGDVLPGLPEDVIAAGASRDVSLMVGTNADEARLFFVPTGADRRLSGLAGRLFAWTFGARGPGVVRRYARNRPGVAPGLVAAAILTDGYYRVPALRLALAHGLAHVYEFAWQAPAYDGRLGACHALELPFVFDTLAEPGAAELVGDDAPQELATAVHDAWVAFATTGDPGWPRYTASERASRRFAGPGDGAAGADGVTVDDRADERRLWRRPRGLPGESAARRGVRA; from the coding sequence ATGAGCACTCGGGCCACGACCGTCGTCGAGACCTCGTCGGGATCGGTGAAGGGCGTGGCTCGCGACGCCGGGGTGACGGCGTTCCTCGGCGTGCCGTACGCAGCGCCGCCGGTCGGCACTCTGCGGTTCGAGCCACCGGCCCCGCCCGCCCCGTGGAGCGACGTGCGCGACTGCACCGAGCACGGGGCGACGGCGCCGCAGCCCGCGGGCGAGGGGGAGGTCGCCGAGCTCCTGCCCAATCGGATCTCGCCGGGCGACGACCACCTGCTCGTGAACGTGTGGACGCCCGACGTCGACGGCAGCGCGCCGGTCATGGTCTTCGTGCACGGCGGATCGTTCGTGACGGGCTCAGGATCGGTGCCCCTCTACGACGGGGGCTCGTTCGCCCGCGACGGCGTCGTGCTCGTCACGATCAACTACCGTCTCGGCGCCGAGGGCTTCCTGTGGACCGGTACCGGCACGCCCAACCTCGGCCTGCTCGACCAGGTCGCCGCGCTCGAGTGGGTGCGCGACGAGATCGCGGCGTTCGGCGGCGACCCGGTGCGCGTCACCGTCTTCGGCGAATCGGCCGGCGCCATGAGCGTCGGAGCCCTCATGGCCATGCCTCGGGCCGCGGGACTGTTCTCGCGGGCGATCCTCGAGTCGGGCGCCGGCGTCAGCGCGATCGCCCCGGCATCGGCGCAGCGCGTCGCCGGGCGGTTGGCCTCGATTCTGGGAGTCGATGCGACCCTCGAGGGCTTCCGGACGGTGCCGCCCGCCGCCCTCGTGGCCGCGTCGTCTCAGCTGGCCGCCGAGGTGGCGCGCCGCCCCACCCGGAAGTACGGGCGCGACGTCGGCCGCAACCTCATGATCTTCGAGCCCGTGGTCGACGGCGACGTGCTGCCCGGCCTGCCGGAAGACGTCATCGCCGCAGGAGCCTCGCGCGACGTCTCGCTCATGGTCGGCACGAACGCCGACGAGGCGCGGCTGTTCTTCGTGCCGACCGGCGCCGACCGCCGGCTCTCCGGGCTCGCCGGCCGCCTGTTCGCCTGGACCTTCGGCGCCCGCGGCCCCGGCGTCGTCCGTCGGTACGCGCGGAATCGGCCCGGCGTCGCTCCGGGGCTGGTCGCGGCGGCGATCCTGACCGACGGGTACTACCGGGTGCCTGCTCTTCGTCTCGCGCTGGCGCACGGTCTCGCTCACGTGTACGAGTTCGCCTGGCAGGCCCCCGCCTACGACGGTCGGCTCGGCGCGTGCCACGCCCTCGAGCTGCCGTTCGTGTTCGACACGCTGGCCGAGCCGGGTGCCGCCGAGCTCGTGGGCGACGATGCACCGCAGGAGCTGGCGACTGCCGTCCACGACGCGTGGGTGGCCTTCGCGACCACCGGCGACCCGGGGTGGCCGCGGTACACGGCGTCGGAGCGCGCGAGCAGGCGGTTCGCGGGGCCCGGTGACGGTGCCGCCGGAGCCGACGGCGTCACGGTGGACGACCGGGCCGACGAGCGTCGTCTATGGCGCCGACCGCGCGGCCTGCCCGGAGAGTCGGCCGCGCGCCGGGGAGTCCGCGCATGA
- a CDS encoding sugar ABC transporter substrate-binding protein gives MKKSRTAALAVVGAMSVALALSGCSSSSGSTSSGPVTLQLWTGFTGGDRPGYAQIVKDFNASHKDVQVKLTVESWDTITQKLPSAWLTGSGPDIAAPSSDPNAIADYVKTNSLLPITNTGSGDSKINTSDLIKSTIDEYTYNGKLYAVPANYTTLSLYYNKKLFAAAGITNPPTTVAEMATDAQKLTKGGVYGISLADNATIQMWPVLQWLEGGDIVNSNNCSVVQTAAGQKSLETWANLVAKDKVSPVGQTGAQADSLFSAGKAAMEINGPWAAPGYKSAGIDLGIATIPTGVDGKSVTLGSTAPLAISAKTKYPKQAQEFLAYYTSKAVQKKFSLTTGFPSVRTDLNDDPQIKADPTISTFSSQEADARLYLPKVPNATKVDTDGETTLIGQITRGTSIATATKAAQSTINGLTGCSQ, from the coding sequence ATGAAGAAATCCCGCACGGCCGCCCTGGCCGTCGTCGGTGCGATGTCCGTCGCACTGGCTCTCTCCGGTTGCTCGTCGTCGTCAGGGTCGACGTCGTCGGGCCCCGTCACCCTTCAGCTCTGGACCGGCTTCACCGGCGGCGACCGCCCCGGCTACGCCCAGATCGTGAAGGACTTCAACGCCTCGCACAAGGATGTCCAGGTGAAGCTCACCGTCGAGTCGTGGGACACCATCACCCAGAAGCTGCCCTCGGCGTGGCTGACCGGCTCGGGCCCCGACATCGCCGCCCCGTCGAGCGACCCCAATGCGATCGCCGACTACGTGAAGACGAACTCGCTGCTGCCCATCACGAACACAGGGTCGGGCGACTCGAAGATCAACACCTCCGACCTCATCAAGTCGACGATCGACGAGTATACGTACAACGGCAAGCTCTACGCGGTGCCGGCGAACTACACGACGCTGAGCCTCTACTACAACAAGAAGCTCTTCGCGGCCGCCGGCATCACGAACCCGCCGACGACCGTGGCCGAGATGGCGACCGACGCGCAGAAGCTGACGAAGGGCGGCGTCTACGGCATCTCGCTCGCCGACAACGCGACGATCCAGATGTGGCCCGTGCTGCAGTGGCTCGAGGGCGGCGACATCGTCAACTCGAACAACTGCTCGGTAGTGCAGACCGCGGCCGGCCAGAAGAGCCTCGAGACGTGGGCCAACCTCGTCGCGAAGGACAAGGTGAGCCCGGTCGGCCAGACTGGCGCCCAGGCCGACTCGCTCTTCTCGGCGGGCAAGGCCGCGATGGAGATCAACGGCCCCTGGGCCGCGCCCGGCTACAAGTCGGCCGGCATCGACCTCGGCATCGCGACGATCCCCACCGGCGTCGACGGCAAGTCGGTCACGCTCGGTTCGACGGCTCCGCTCGCGATCAGCGCGAAGACGAAGTACCCGAAGCAGGCGCAGGAGTTCCTCGCGTACTACACGTCGAAGGCGGTCCAGAAGAAGTTCTCGCTGACGACCGGGTTCCCGTCGGTGCGCACCGACCTCAACGACGACCCGCAGATCAAGGCCGACCCCACGATCTCGACCTTCTCCTCGCAGGAGGCGGACGCCCGGCTGTACCTGCCCAAGGTGCCGAACGCGACCAAGGTCGACACCGACGGCGAGACCACCCTCATCGGTCAGATCACCCGCGGCACGTCGATCGCCACGGCCACCAAGGCGGCGCAGTCGACCATCAACGGTCTGACGGGCTGCTCGCAGTGA